Genomic DNA from Callospermophilus lateralis isolate mCalLat2 chromosome 11, mCalLat2.hap1, whole genome shotgun sequence:
AGCCCAAAGCAAGAACTGACGGGGATGGCCCTTCCAAGCCCTGTAACCATTCTCCATCTCTTCAGGCAGTGCAGGCTCTGGAGCAGTTTGCCACTGTGGTGGAAGCCAAGCTAATAAAGCACAAGAAGGGGATTGTTAGTGAGTAAGCTCTGTCTTGTGCACCCCTCCCCTTGCTGTTCCCTCCCTCAGACTCTAACCACATACCCCAATCTACCTGACAGATGAGCAGTTTGTGCTGCAGCGTCTGGCAGATGGGGCCATTGacctctatgccatggtggtggtTCTCTCCAGGTGAGGAGGCAGAGGTGGGATGGGAGGCATGAGCCACAGTGGGGCTGGGCCAGGATCATAGCCCAGGGTTATATTCTCTTGCTTCCTCACCAGGGCCTCAAGATCCCTGAGTGAGGGTTACCCTACAGCCCAGCATGAGAAAATGCTCTGTGACAGCTGGTGTATTGAGGTAAGCCTTGGACTACCCAATGTAGGCAGAGCATTCAAGGCACAGGCCTgaccccctccttccctctccacagGCTGCAGCCCGGATCCAAGAGAACATGACTGCTCTGCTGTCTGACCCTCGGCAGCAAGAGCTCTTCCGTAACTTCAAAAGCATCTCCAAGGCCTTGGTGGAGCGGGGTGGTGTAGTCACCAGCAATCCCCTTGGATTCTGAATACTCCCAACCAGGACCTGGCCTGGTTATGTGCCTTCTCTCAAGCCAAAGAGCAAGCCCCCCTCCTGGGGGCTTTGGTCTGCCATGAAGACCTTGTTTTTCCAGGACTGTGCCTGATCTCAAAAGCACTTAACTGCCTCACAAATAATAAAGTTTCTAACAATTCAGGCTTTGCTACTGTATCTCAGTTCTTTCCCTCTTCTGCCTGCCTCCCTCCCAAAGAAAGGAGCCAGAGGCGTGGGGAGTTTGCCTCTATTGCTTTATTTGGTGTTTTATACAAGTGactaaaataaatagaataacaaAGGCAGCTACACAACCCCCAAATACCAAATACCCCAGCTTCCTTGGACTGCTGTCTAGAATGCCCaacccccttcctcctctcattgtACCACTGATCACCCCCTGGCCCTGCAAAGGGCAGAGCTGACTGGACAACTGGAAGAAGAGGTCACATTCTGGGGTTAGAAGAAGGGGCCCAGAAGACAGGGATTcttcatacaaaaaagaaaatgtctatttaaaaaattcccaaaaatgtaaaaaaagtcTATTTCAACCCCCCAAAAGGCTTATAAAAAACAATAAAGCTAAAAATAACCAAAGGTCCCTTGTCTACCCCTGAAGAAAGGGGGAGGACCAGGCACTGTTGGCGAAAGTCACAGTGGTAATGAAACGGTAGGCTGAGCCCAGGCACTGCAAGGAACAATAAGGTGATGATTGACAAGACACCCAGTCACAGAAGAGGGGACACCCAAGCTGACGCTGGACAGGCCAAGGGTACAGACCCAACATGACCCCAGGGTGCCCTCTACATCACATCCACAAAGAACTCACTGGGGTTGCCCATGGCCATATGGAAGCTTTGGCGGCTGGCTGTTAGTTCTGGGGGCACAGAACCCAGATCTCTGACTGGAGGAGCACCTGGGGGTTGCACTGCTGGAGGAAcaggtggtgggggtgggggcatcATGACCACCATCATTGGGTTATAGGGGAGAGCCATGCCTGGAGGAGGTCCATAGGTATGGAGCCCTGGGTGGGTTCGAAGATTGGGAGTAGCCCCTGTTGAGCCTCTAGATGGAGGAGGGCCCATATCACCAGTCCCACTAGATTCCCCACCCCGCCGAAGGCTGCCCCCCCGACTGGAGGGCTCAGACTCACTGCCGCTGCCAGACTTCGACTCAGGGGCCCGTTCCTCAGGTCTCCCTGTGCGTCCAGCCCCCCCATCACTTCTTGTTGAGCCACTGCTCCGGCTCCCTATGGGGAAAGAGAGGACGGGGGAAGTGAGACTCAGTCCACTTCCTCTGGCTTCTCCAGCCCCTGTTCCAGCCTCTCCTCCCTGGTTCCCCTCCATTATACACTCAGACCTTGGCTGTATTGGTATCTGGGGATGACTTACCCTCACTGTGCTGGCTGCTGGCACTGCCCCCACCATAGGTGTAGGATGAAAGCTCATGGTAGGGTGGAGGCTGGGGGCTATAGGGGTGTGGGGCTGAGTATTGATAGGAAAAGGTGGGCAGTAGGGGCCAGGGGGTCGCTCCAGGCAGAGGAGCCAGGGTGTCCTGGTCTGAAGCCCCGCTAGAGCCATCATTATCATTCAGAGACAAGTTGACtaggtctgcaacacaaaggaagAGAGTAAGAAATCACTGTTTTAAGAGGTCAAGAACCTAAGGCACTGAATGGAGAGGAACTGGGAACCATTTCTCCAGAGCCACCCATGATGGGGGTCAAATGTCACAAGGGCTTCTGGTAAAAAACAACTGATTCTAGGGCAGGGTCCCAGCCAAGGTCACCACTAGTCCATATGCTGCTGTGAAACTAGGGAAGAAGTGTCCCCAGGAGCCACAGCCCTGCACCTGGTGCATACCTTGTTCAGCAAAACATGGGTGAATGTCAGCTCTCACTCACAGCCAATGCAGGACACATCTTGCTGGTCACTGTTCACAGTGACCTTGACTGCAATTTCTAGTCTATTCTGGGGTTGGAAAGGCAGGCCACGCCTGTCTCCCAGAGCTGTGATGGGGACTTACAACTCTCACAGCCGCCACTGAGGTCCCCGAAGACATAGTAGCACTGCTCAGAGAAGGTgatcttattcacagtatgtcggATGAGACCAGCCTTCAGAAGCCCGCTGGCATACTTGCGGGCCTCCCGTCGTTCAGGAAAGCCCTCCACATGATGGTAGAGCCAATCAACCACATCCGAGCCTAATATCAGTGGAAAAAAACCTCAGGTTCTCCTTCCAAATCCTGCCCTCACCCCTCTTGGCTTTGGTTGCTTCGTCCCATTCCCATGCCACCTGCCCAGGCTCAGTGGTACCCAGAAAGGCATTCGGGATGGTGATCTTGAGCCACATGCGGTCCCGAACTTCCAGTCCTGATTCTGGAGCTGCCATGGCCTTAGTCACAGATGCCATGTCCATATGAATAGAGAGACCCCGGCCCTCACAGCCTGACAAAGAAGACAATGGGAAGTAGGGGACAGGGCCCACTCCCACCCATGGCCAGCCAACCAACCTTCCATGGGGATGGACTGTGGAGTCACCATCAGGCAGAGAGGATCCAGACGTAATGGTGCTCATGGATGAGGAGCCTGGATAGGCTGGGAAAGTGCCAGTCAGTGCAGCTGAGTGTGACACCCAGGCAGCAGGGTCAATTGGCTGGATGGGCTCATCTGGACAAAGCAACCCACAGATCATGTCTCAATCTCAGAAAGCCAGTCCTCTCTATCCCAAACTTGGATTCTGATTCCTCTTCTCCCCTGACCCTCCTCATCCTATTCCCCATAGCCTAGAGACCCAGCCCCATCTCCCAGCTCCCCTATTCTCTTGGATTAGGGCCTCAGTCTAAGTCTTACTCACTTCGGGGGAGTGTGAAGTAGGCCTGAGGGGAGGGATCCCAGCACTTGGCCACTGTCAGCACAATGGGGCTGTGGGgaa
This window encodes:
- the Dvl2 gene encoding segment polarity protein dishevelled homolog DVL-2 isoform X7, coding for MEEWYPGHENLDPETETESVVSLRRERPRRRDSSEHGAGGHRPSGPSRLERHLAGYESSSTLMTSELESTSLGDSDEDDTMSRFSSSTEQSNASRLLKRHRRRRKQRPPRMERTSSFSSVTDSTMSLNIITVTLNMEKYNFLGISIVGQSNERGDGGIYIGSIMKGGAVAADGRIEPGDMLLQVNDMNFENMSNDDAVRVLRDIVHKPGPIVLTVAKCWDPSPQAYFTLPRNEPIQPIDPAAWVSHSAALTGTFPAYPGSSSMSTITSGSSLPDGDSTVHPHGRLVGWPWVGVGPVPYFPLSSLSGCEGRGLSIHMDMASVTKAMAAPESGLEVRDRMWLKITIPNAFLGSDVVDWLYHHVEGFPERREARKYASGLLKAGLIRHTVNKITFSEQCYYVFGDLSGGCESYLVNLSLNDNDGSSGASDQDTLAPLPGATPWPLLPTFSYQYSAPHPYSPQPPPYHELSSYTYGGGSASSQHSEGSRSSGSTRSDGGAGRTGRPEERAPESKSGSGSESEPSSRGGSLRRGGESSGTGDMGPPPSRGSTGATPNLRTHPGLHTYGPPPGMALPYNPMMVVMMPPPPPPVPPAVQPPGAPPVRDLGSVPPELTASRQSFHMAMGNPSEFFVDVM
- the Dvl2 gene encoding segment polarity protein dishevelled homolog DVL-2 isoform X6, translating into MAGCSTGGVGAGETKVIYHLDEEETPYLVKIPVPAERITLGDFKSVLQRPAGAKYFFKSMDQDFGVVKEEISDDNARLPCFNGRVVSWLVSSDNPQPEVAPPAHEPRTELVPPPPPLPPLPPERTSGIGDSRPPSFHPNVSGSHENLDPETETESVVSLRRERPRRRDSTGGHRPSGPSRLERHLAGYESSSTLMTSELESTSLGDSDEDDTMSRFSSSTEQSNASRLLKRHRRRRKQRPPRMERTSSFSSVTDSTMSLNIITVTLNMEKYNFLGISIVGQSNERGDGGIYIGSIMKGGAVAADGRIEPGDMLLQVNDMNFENMSNDDAVRVLRDIVHKPGPIVLTVAKCWDPSPQAYFTLPRNEPIQPIDPAAWVSHSAALTGTFPAYPGSSSMSTITSGSSLPDGCEGRGLSIHMDMASVTKAMAAPESGLEVRDRMWLKITIPNAFLGSDVVDWLYHHVEGFPERREARKYASGLLKAGLIRHTVNKITFSEQCYYVFGDLSGGCESYLVNLSLNDNDGSSGASDQDTLAPLPGATPWPLLPTFSYQYSAPHPYSPQPPPYHELSSYTYGGGSASSQHSEGSRSSGSTRSDGGAGRTGRPEERAPESKSGSGSESEPSSRGGSLRRGGESSGTGDMGPPPSRGSTGATPNLRTHPGLHTYGPPPGMALPYNPMMVVMMPPPPPPVPPAVQPPGAPPVRDLGSVPPELTASRQSFHMAMGNPSEFFVDVM
- the Dvl2 gene encoding segment polarity protein dishevelled homolog DVL-2 isoform X2, producing the protein MAGCSTGGVGAGETKVIYHLDEEETPYLVKIPVPAERITLGDFKSVLQRPAGAKYFFKSMDQDFGVVKEEISDDNARLPCFNGRVVSWLVSSDNPQPEVAPPAHEPRTELVPPPPPLPPLPPERTSGIGDSRPPSFHPNVSGSHENLDPETETESVVSLRRERPRRRDSSEHGAGGHRPSGPSRLERHLAGYESSSTLMTSELESTSLGDSDEDDTMSRFSSSTEQSNASRLLKRHRRRRKQRPPRMERTSSFSSVTDSTMSLNIITVTLNMEKYNFLGISIVGQSNERGDGGIYIGSIMKGGAVAADGRIEPGDMLLQVNDMNFENMSNDDAVRVLRDIVHKPGPIVLTVAKCWDPSPQAYFTLPRNEPIQPIDPAAWVSHSAALTGTFPAYPGSSSMSTITSGSSLPDGDSTVHPHGRLVGWPWVGVGPVPYFPLSSLSGCEGRGLSIHMDMASVTKAMAAPESGLEVRDRMWLKITIPNAFLGSDVVDWLYHHVEGFPERREARKYASGLLKAGLIRHTVNKITFSEQCYYVFGDLSGGCESYLVNLSLNDNDGSSGASDQDTLAPLPGATPWPLLPTFSYQYSAPHPYSPQPPPYHELSSYTYGGGSASSQHSEGSRSSGSTRSDGGAGRTGRPEERAPESKSGSGSESEPSSRGGSLRRGGESSGTGDMGPPPSRGSTGATPNLRTHPGLHTYGPPPGMALPYNPMMVVMMPPPPPPVPPAVQPPGAPPVRDLGSVPPELTASRQSFHMAMGNPSEFFVDVM
- the Dvl2 gene encoding segment polarity protein dishevelled homolog DVL-2 isoform X3 translates to MAGCSTGGVGAGETKVIYHLDEEETPYLVKIPVPAERITLGDFKSVLQRPAGAKYFFKSMDQDFGSLGRVVKEEISDDNARLPCFNGRVVSWLVSSDNPQPEVAPPAHEPRTELVPPPPPLPPLPPERTSGIGDSRPPSFHPNVSGSHENLDPETETESVVSLRRERPRRRDSTGGHRPSGPSRLERHLAGYESSSTLMTSELESTSLGDSDEDDTMSRFSSSTEQSNASRLLKRHRRRRKQRPPRMERTSSFSSVTDSTMSLNIITVTLNMEKYNFLGISIVGQSNERGDGGIYIGSIMKGGAVAADGRIEPGDMLLQVNDMNFENMSNDDAVRVLRDIVHKPGPIVLTVAKCWDPSPQAYFTLPRNEPIQPIDPAAWVSHSAALTGTFPAYPGSSSMSTITSGSSLPDGDSTVHPHGRLVGWPWVGVGPVPYFPLSSLSGCEGRGLSIHMDMASVTKAMAAPESGLEVRDRMWLKITIPNAFLGSDVVDWLYHHVEGFPERREARKYASGLLKAGLIRHTVNKITFSEQCYYVFGDLSGGCESYLVNLSLNDNDGSSGASDQDTLAPLPGATPWPLLPTFSYQYSAPHPYSPQPPPYHELSSYTYGGGSASSQHSEGSRSSGSTRSDGGAGRTGRPEERAPESKSGSGSESEPSSRGGSLRRGGESSGTGDMGPPPSRGSTGATPNLRTHPGLHTYGPPPGMALPYNPMMVVMMPPPPPPVPPAVQPPGAPPVRDLGSVPPELTASRQSFHMAMGNPSEFFVDVM
- the Dvl2 gene encoding segment polarity protein dishevelled homolog DVL-2 isoform X4; this encodes MAGCSTGGVGAGETKVIYHLDEEETPYLVKIPVPAERITLGDFKSVLQRPAGAKYFFKSMDQDFGSLGRVVKEEISDDNARLPCFNGRVVSWLVSSDNPQPEVAPPAHEPRTELVPPPPPLPPLPPERTSGIGDSRPPSFHPNVSGSHENLDPETETESVVSLRRERPRRRDSSEHGAGGHRPSGPSRLERHLAGYESSSTLMTSELESTSLGDSDEDDTMSRFSSSTEQSNASRLLKRHRRRRKQRPPRMERTSSFSSVTDSTMSLNIITVTLNMEKYNFLGISIVGQSNERGDGGIYIGSIMKGGAVAADGRIEPGDMLLQVNDMNFENMSNDDAVRVLRDIVHKPGPIVLTVAKCWDPSPQAYFTLPRNEPIQPIDPAAWVSHSAALTGTFPAYPGSSSMSTITSGSSLPDGCEGRGLSIHMDMASVTKAMAAPESGLEVRDRMWLKITIPNAFLGSDVVDWLYHHVEGFPERREARKYASGLLKAGLIRHTVNKITFSEQCYYVFGDLSGGCESYLVNLSLNDNDGSSGASDQDTLAPLPGATPWPLLPTFSYQYSAPHPYSPQPPPYHELSSYTYGGGSASSQHSEGSRSSGSTRSDGGAGRTGRPEERAPESKSGSGSESEPSSRGGSLRRGGESSGTGDMGPPPSRGSTGATPNLRTHPGLHTYGPPPGMALPYNPMMVVMMPPPPPPVPPAVQPPGAPPVRDLGSVPPELTASRQSFHMAMGNPSEFFVDVM
- the Dvl2 gene encoding segment polarity protein dishevelled homolog DVL-2 isoform X5; its protein translation is MAGCSTGGVGAGETKVIYHLDEEETPYLVKIPVPAERITLGDFKSVLQRPAGAKYFFKSMDQDFGVVKEEISDDNARLPCFNGRVVSWLVSSDNPQPEVAPPAHEPRTELVPPPPPLPPLPPERTSGIGDSRPPSFHPNVSGSHENLDPETETESVVSLRRERPRRRDSSEHGAGGHRPSGPSRLERHLAGYESSSTLMTSELESTSLGDSDEDDTMSRFSSSTEQSNASRLLKRHRRRRKQRPPRMERTSSFSSVTDSTMSLNIITVTLNMEKYNFLGISIVGQSNERGDGGIYIGSIMKGGAVAADGRIEPGDMLLQVNDMNFENMSNDDAVRVLRDIVHKPGPIVLTVAKCWDPSPQAYFTLPRNEPIQPIDPAAWVSHSAALTGTFPAYPGSSSMSTITSGSSLPDGCEGRGLSIHMDMASVTKAMAAPESGLEVRDRMWLKITIPNAFLGSDVVDWLYHHVEGFPERREARKYASGLLKAGLIRHTVNKITFSEQCYYVFGDLSGGCESYLVNLSLNDNDGSSGASDQDTLAPLPGATPWPLLPTFSYQYSAPHPYSPQPPPYHELSSYTYGGGSASSQHSEGSRSSGSTRSDGGAGRTGRPEERAPESKSGSGSESEPSSRGGSLRRGGESSGTGDMGPPPSRGSTGATPNLRTHPGLHTYGPPPGMALPYNPMMVVMMPPPPPPVPPAVQPPGAPPVRDLGSVPPELTASRQSFHMAMGNPSEFFVDVM
- the Dvl2 gene encoding segment polarity protein dishevelled homolog DVL-2 isoform X1 — encoded protein: MAGCSTGGVGAGETKVIYHLDEEETPYLVKIPVPAERITLGDFKSVLQRPAGAKYFFKSMDQDFGSLGRVVKEEISDDNARLPCFNGRVVSWLVSSDNPQPEVAPPAHEPRTELVPPPPPLPPLPPERTSGIGDSRPPSFHPNVSGSHENLDPETETESVVSLRRERPRRRDSSEHGAGGHRPSGPSRLERHLAGYESSSTLMTSELESTSLGDSDEDDTMSRFSSSTEQSNASRLLKRHRRRRKQRPPRMERTSSFSSVTDSTMSLNIITVTLNMEKYNFLGISIVGQSNERGDGGIYIGSIMKGGAVAADGRIEPGDMLLQVNDMNFENMSNDDAVRVLRDIVHKPGPIVLTVAKCWDPSPQAYFTLPRNEPIQPIDPAAWVSHSAALTGTFPAYPGSSSMSTITSGSSLPDGDSTVHPHGRLVGWPWVGVGPVPYFPLSSLSGCEGRGLSIHMDMASVTKAMAAPESGLEVRDRMWLKITIPNAFLGSDVVDWLYHHVEGFPERREARKYASGLLKAGLIRHTVNKITFSEQCYYVFGDLSGGCESYLVNLSLNDNDGSSGASDQDTLAPLPGATPWPLLPTFSYQYSAPHPYSPQPPPYHELSSYTYGGGSASSQHSEGSRSSGSTRSDGGAGRTGRPEERAPESKSGSGSESEPSSRGGSLRRGGESSGTGDMGPPPSRGSTGATPNLRTHPGLHTYGPPPGMALPYNPMMVVMMPPPPPPVPPAVQPPGAPPVRDLGSVPPELTASRQSFHMAMGNPSEFFVDVM